The following proteins are encoded in a genomic region of Amycolatopsis sulphurea:
- a CDS encoding maltokinase N-terminal cap-like domain-containing protein: MTGEHGIPAGRLAQWLPTQRWFAGKDRPVDVVRPHEPTVLIEGDPALWHVVVDVVQGERIEPYQLFVGWRSGTPEIASSALFGEGSDRYEACGDADLTAMLLDAMAAGTRIDGLSFAAEPGEQLIGGLRARPITTEQSNTSLVYGGQYILKLFRKLSPGINKDLLLHRALQAAGCAHVARVVGSITGELAGEPVTIGMLQEYLPDAVDGWAMASTSVRDLLAGPDLQPDEAGGDFAAEAERLGAAVAEVHADLARALGTEPVDRAELARTVQAMHERLDQVAAAVPQLAPQVPALRAAFDAVGAADLPPVSRQYIHGDLHLGQVLRTVGGWLLLDFEGEPAAPVAQRHALQSPLRDVAGMLRSFDYAAQQFLVGEAEHGPETAARAQEWAWRNRAAFCAGYAEADGPAGDPLAHAVLLRAFELDKAVYEVAYEHANRPDWLAVPLAAIARSTEEGEGSRDQ, from the coding sequence GTGACCGGCGAGCACGGGATTCCGGCCGGTCGGCTGGCGCAGTGGCTGCCCACGCAGCGCTGGTTCGCGGGCAAGGACCGGCCGGTCGACGTGGTCCGCCCACACGAACCCACCGTGCTGATCGAGGGCGATCCGGCGCTGTGGCACGTCGTGGTGGACGTGGTGCAGGGCGAGCGCATCGAGCCGTATCAACTGTTCGTCGGATGGCGTTCCGGCACACCCGAGATCGCGTCGTCCGCCTTGTTCGGCGAGGGCAGCGATCGCTACGAGGCCTGCGGCGACGCGGACCTCACCGCGATGCTGCTGGACGCGATGGCGGCCGGGACCCGGATCGACGGGCTGAGTTTCGCCGCCGAGCCGGGGGAGCAGCTCATCGGCGGGTTGCGCGCGCGGCCGATCACCACCGAGCAGAGCAACACCTCGCTGGTGTACGGCGGGCAGTACATCCTGAAGCTGTTCCGCAAACTCAGCCCGGGCATCAACAAGGATCTGCTGCTGCACCGCGCCCTGCAGGCCGCGGGGTGCGCGCACGTGGCCCGGGTCGTCGGCTCGATCACCGGTGAGCTGGCCGGGGAACCGGTCACTATCGGCATGCTGCAGGAGTACCTGCCCGACGCCGTCGACGGCTGGGCGATGGCGAGCACGAGCGTGCGTGACCTGCTGGCCGGTCCGGACCTGCAGCCCGACGAGGCGGGCGGCGATTTCGCCGCCGAAGCCGAGCGGCTGGGCGCAGCCGTCGCAGAGGTGCACGCGGATCTGGCCAGGGCGCTCGGCACCGAACCGGTGGACCGGGCCGAGCTGGCCCGCACGGTGCAGGCGATGCACGAACGGCTGGATCAGGTCGCCGCGGCGGTGCCACAGCTCGCCCCGCAGGTCCCCGCGCTGCGGGCGGCGTTTGACGCGGTGGGCGCCGCGGATCTGCCGCCGGTGTCGAGGCAGTACATCCACGGCGATCTGCACCTGGGACAAGTGTTGCGCACCGTCGGCGGCTGGCTGCTGCTGGACTTCGAGGGCGAACCCGCCGCGCCGGTCGCGCAGCGGCACGCGTTGCAGTCGCCGCTGCGTGACGTCGCGGGCATGCTCCGGTCTTTCGACTATGCCGCGCAGCAATTCCTGGTCGGCGAAGCCGAACACGGGCCGGAGACGGCGGCGCGAGCGCAGGAGTGGGCGTGGCGCAACCGCGCCGCTTTCTGCGCTGGGTACGCCGAGGCCGATGGCCCGGCCGGTGACCCGCTCGCGCACGCGGTGCTGCTGCGGGCTTTCGAACTCGACAAGGCGGTCTACGAGGTCGCCTACGAACACGCGAACCGGCCGGACTGGCTGGCCGTGCCGCTGGCGGCGATCGCCCGCAGCACCGAAGAAGGTGAGGGATCCCGTGACCAGTGA
- the treS gene encoding maltose alpha-D-glucosyltransferase: MDEERRLDPAPGLAGVPHTGEAVTADGLLVEPQADDFGHAHAAPRDPEWFKGAVFYEVLVRAFADSNGDGTGDLRGLAGRLDYLEWLGVDCLWLPPFYASPLRDGGYDISDFRAVLPEFGSVEDFVYLLDEAHRRGIRVITDLVLNHTSDQHPWFQQSRHDPDGPYGDYYVWGDDDSRYADARIIFVDTETSNWTYDPVRGQFYWHRFFTHQPDLNYENPAVQEAMIDVLRFWLDLGIDGFRLDAVPYLFEEEGTNCENLPRTHEFLKQCRKVVDDEFPGRILLAEANQWPSDVVEYFGDPAAGGDECHMAFHFPLMPRIFMAVRRESRFPISEILLQTPQIPSGTQWGIFLRNHDELTLEMVSDEERDYMYAEYAKDPRMKANIGIRRRLAPLLDNDRNQQELFTAMLLSLPGSPVLYYGDEIGMGDNIWLGDRDAVRTPMQWTPDRNAGFSSCDPGRIYLPVIMDPVYGHQALNVEAQAENASSLLNWTRRMIEVRKQHHAFAQGDFLDLGGSNPSVLAYQRQWRRPDGRQDVVLCVNNLSRFPQPVELDLSAHQGATPVELTGGVRFPDIGELPYLLTLPGHGFYWFQLLGPDDA; encoded by the coding sequence ATGGACGAGGAGCGCCGGCTCGACCCGGCACCGGGCCTGGCGGGCGTGCCGCACACCGGCGAGGCGGTGACGGCGGACGGCCTGCTGGTGGAGCCGCAGGCGGACGATTTCGGGCACGCGCACGCCGCGCCGCGCGATCCGGAGTGGTTCAAGGGCGCGGTGTTCTACGAGGTGCTCGTGCGTGCGTTCGCCGACTCGAACGGCGACGGCACCGGCGATCTGCGGGGTCTGGCCGGGCGGCTGGATTACCTCGAATGGCTGGGCGTGGACTGCCTGTGGCTGCCGCCGTTCTACGCCTCACCGCTGCGCGACGGCGGGTACGACATCAGCGATTTCCGTGCCGTACTGCCGGAATTCGGCAGTGTCGAGGATTTCGTGTACCTGCTCGACGAAGCACACCGGCGGGGCATCCGGGTGATCACCGATCTGGTGCTGAACCACACCTCGGACCAGCACCCGTGGTTCCAGCAGTCCCGGCACGATCCGGACGGTCCGTACGGCGACTACTACGTGTGGGGCGACGACGATTCGCGGTACGCGGACGCGCGGATCATCTTCGTCGACACCGAGACTTCGAACTGGACCTACGACCCGGTGCGCGGCCAGTTCTACTGGCACCGCTTCTTCACGCATCAGCCGGACCTCAATTACGAGAACCCGGCCGTGCAGGAGGCGATGATCGATGTGCTGCGGTTCTGGCTGGACCTGGGCATCGACGGGTTCCGGCTGGACGCCGTGCCGTATCTGTTCGAGGAAGAGGGCACCAACTGCGAGAACCTGCCGCGCACGCACGAGTTCCTCAAGCAGTGCCGCAAGGTGGTCGACGACGAGTTCCCGGGCCGGATCCTGCTCGCCGAGGCGAACCAGTGGCCTTCGGACGTGGTGGAGTACTTCGGTGATCCGGCGGCCGGCGGGGACGAATGCCATATGGCCTTCCATTTCCCGCTGATGCCGCGGATCTTCATGGCCGTGCGCCGCGAGTCGCGGTTCCCGATCTCGGAGATCCTGCTGCAGACGCCGCAGATCCCGTCCGGCACGCAGTGGGGCATCTTCCTGCGCAACCACGACGAGCTGACGCTCGAAATGGTCAGCGACGAAGAGCGCGACTACATGTATGCCGAGTACGCCAAGGATCCGCGGATGAAGGCGAACATCGGCATCCGCCGCCGCCTGGCGCCGCTGCTGGACAACGACCGCAATCAGCAGGAGCTGTTCACCGCGATGTTGTTGTCGCTGCCGGGTTCCCCGGTGCTGTACTACGGCGACGAGATCGGCATGGGCGACAACATCTGGCTCGGCGATCGCGATGCGGTACGCACTCCGATGCAATGGACGCCGGATCGCAACGCGGGGTTCTCCTCCTGCGATCCCGGCCGCATCTACCTGCCGGTGATCATGGACCCGGTCTACGGCCACCAGGCGCTGAACGTGGAGGCGCAGGCGGAGAACGCGTCGTCGCTGCTGAACTGGACCCGCCGGATGATCGAGGTGCGCAAGCAGCATCACGCTTTCGCGCAGGGCGATTTCCTCGATCTCGGTGGCTCGAACCCGAGTGTGCTGGCCTATCAGCGGCAGTGGCGTCGTCCGGACGGGCGCCAGGACGTGGTGCTGTGCGTGAACAATCTGTCGCGCTTCCCGCAGCCGGTGGAGCTGGACCTGTCCGCACACCAGGGGGCCACGCCGGTAGAGCTGACCGGCGGCGTGCGGTTCCCGGACATCGGCGAGCTGCCGTATCTGCTGACCCTGCCCGGACACGGGTTCTACTGGTTCCAGCTGCTCGGGCCGGACGACGCGTGA
- a CDS encoding alpha-1,4-glucan--maltose-1-phosphate maltosyltransferase, producing MSGRLGIDDVAPTVSCGRYPAKAVVGEHFPVTATVWREGHDAVAATVSWRGPGDRAARQARMTEQGSGLDRFGAVLVPDAEGMWTYRVDAWSDPWATWEHTVEVKIGAGQGAGELANDLETGALLLERVSRRPDRRAERALLAGAAAALRDEDRALAERAGPALSPEVRRIMHEFPVRELVTKGRTLKLWVDRRRAAFGSWYEFFPRSTGGVDEQGRPVHGTFATAARELDRIAGMGFDVVYLPPIHPIGRVNRKGPNNTLDATPDDTGSPWAIGADEGGHEAVHPRLGTIEDFGAFTARAGELGLEVALDLALQAAPDHPWVLKYPEFFTTRPDGTIAYAENPPKKYQDIYPINFDNDPRGLYEEVLRVVLHWVSHGVRIFRVDNPHTKPPDFWTWLIQTVKDAHPDVLFLAEAFTRPARLWGLAKLGFTQSYTYFTWRTTKDELTEFGADLVEHWPEGRPNLFVNTPDILHASLQHGGPGMFALRAALAATMSPTWGVYSGYELFESEPVRPGSEEYLDSEKYQLRPRDFAGALAQGRSLEPWLARLNAIRRAHPALQGMRSLHFHHVDNDALIAYSKQDPATGDTVIAVITLDPHSAREGTLRLDLPALGFDGAERLIAHDEVTGDTWDWSAENFVRLEPWRAVAHVVSLRRRLAD from the coding sequence ATGTCCGGCAGGCTCGGGATCGACGACGTCGCACCTACCGTCAGCTGTGGCCGCTATCCGGCCAAAGCCGTTGTGGGAGAACACTTTCCGGTCACCGCCACGGTCTGGCGCGAGGGACACGACGCGGTCGCGGCCACGGTGTCCTGGCGCGGGCCCGGCGACCGCGCCGCCCGGCAGGCCCGGATGACCGAGCAGGGCAGCGGGCTGGACCGGTTCGGCGCGGTGCTGGTGCCCGACGCCGAGGGCATGTGGACCTACCGGGTGGACGCGTGGAGCGATCCGTGGGCCACCTGGGAGCACACGGTCGAGGTGAAGATCGGTGCCGGGCAAGGGGCCGGCGAGCTGGCCAACGATCTGGAGACCGGCGCCCTGCTGCTGGAGCGCGTGTCGCGCCGGCCGGACCGCCGGGCCGAGCGCGCGCTGCTCGCCGGTGCCGCGGCCGCGCTGCGCGACGAGGACCGCGCGCTCGCCGAGCGGGCCGGACCGGCGCTCTCGCCGGAGGTCCGCCGGATCATGCACGAGTTCCCGGTGCGGGAGCTGGTCACCAAGGGCCGCACGCTGAAGCTGTGGGTGGATCGCCGCCGCGCCGCGTTCGGGTCCTGGTACGAGTTCTTCCCGCGCTCCACCGGCGGCGTGGACGAGCAGGGGCGCCCGGTGCACGGCACCTTCGCCACCGCCGCGCGCGAGCTGGACCGGATCGCGGGCATGGGCTTCGACGTGGTCTACCTGCCCCCGATTCACCCGATCGGCCGGGTGAATCGCAAGGGCCCCAACAACACCCTGGACGCCACCCCGGACGACACCGGCTCGCCGTGGGCGATCGGCGCGGACGAGGGCGGGCACGAGGCGGTGCACCCGCGGCTGGGCACGATCGAGGACTTCGGCGCCTTCACCGCCCGCGCCGGGGAGCTGGGCCTGGAGGTCGCGCTCGACCTTGCGCTGCAGGCCGCGCCGGATCACCCGTGGGTGCTCAAGTATCCGGAGTTCTTCACCACCCGCCCGGACGGCACCATCGCCTACGCGGAGAACCCGCCGAAGAAGTACCAGGACATCTACCCGATCAACTTCGACAACGATCCGCGCGGCCTCTACGAGGAGGTGCTGCGCGTGGTGCTGCACTGGGTCTCGCACGGAGTGCGGATCTTCCGGGTGGACAACCCGCACACCAAGCCGCCGGACTTCTGGACCTGGCTGATCCAGACGGTCAAGGACGCGCATCCGGACGTGCTGTTCCTGGCCGAGGCATTCACCCGCCCGGCCCGGCTGTGGGGACTGGCCAAGCTCGGGTTCACCCAGAGCTACACCTACTTCACCTGGCGCACCACCAAGGACGAGCTGACCGAATTCGGTGCCGACCTGGTCGAACACTGGCCGGAGGGCCGCCCGAACCTGTTCGTGAACACGCCGGACATCCTGCACGCATCGTTGCAGCACGGCGGTCCGGGCATGTTCGCGCTGCGTGCCGCGCTGGCCGCCACGATGTCGCCGACCTGGGGTGTCTACTCCGGGTACGAGCTGTTCGAGAGCGAGCCGGTCCGCCCGGGCAGCGAGGAGTACCTCGACTCGGAGAAGTACCAGCTGCGCCCGCGGGACTTCGCCGGCGCGCTCGCGCAGGGCCGTTCGCTGGAGCCGTGGCTGGCCCGGCTGAACGCGATCCGCCGCGCGCACCCGGCGTTGCAGGGCATGCGGTCGCTGCACTTCCACCACGTGGACAACGACGCGCTGATCGCCTACTCCAAACAGGATCCGGCGACCGGCGACACGGTGATCGCCGTGATCACCCTCGATCCGCACAGCGCCCGGGAGGGCACCCTGCGGCTCGACCTGCCCGCGCTCGGTTTCGACGGGGCGGAGCGGCTGATCGCGCACGACGAGGTCACGGGCGACACCTGGGACTGGAGCGCGGAGAACTTCGTGCGGCTCGAACCGTGGCGGGCGGTGGCGCACGTGGTCTCGCTGCGCCGCCGGCTCGCGGACTGA
- the glgX gene encoding glycogen debranching protein GlgX, translating into MATRPAPDNQVLAGRPFPLGAHPEAGGVRFAVTSAVADSVEVCLIGEDGTERRIELTERTFGVWHGLVPGVTVGQRYGYRVHGPYDLARGLRCNPAKLLVDPYARRITGRLTDLVAAQGFVGDPDRGPKSTVDSLGSVPLSVVTSPGGPETGIKPEVPFEESVFYELHVKGFTAQHPFIPEPLRGTYLGLAHPVAIEHLTRLGVTAVELLPVHAYADEPALIRAGRHNYWGYSPLGYFAPHPSYASEPGREVEEFRTMVAALHGAGIEVILDVVFNHTCEGGPDGPTLSLRGLDAPAYYLHTRRGHMADLTGCGNTLDAGSPTVVRLVTDSLRYWTQELGVDGFRFDLASTLGRPGGGGFDRDSAMFTAITTDPVLARCKLIAEPWDATAGGYQVGGFGPQWAEWNGRYRDTVRDFWRGATGVRDLAYRLSGSSDLYDHNLRRPWQSVNFITAHDGFTLRDLVSYNEKHNEANGEDNRDGTTDNRSWNHGVEGETGNEAITKLRARQARNLLATLLLSTGTPMLTAGDEMWRTQQGNNNAYCLDDETSWIDWTPPEEAVPILAFTRRVVRLRAESPALRQPEFFEGRTTLSGKPDLVWFRPDGEEFDEVDWFDEDRRTLCLWIDGSNSQARNREGALVTDHSWLLMLHSGDEPVDVVLPGPEYGETFKPTLDTGTADGSPANPGVLEPKSTIRMTAHSLQLLRAPRDHLTTPLP; encoded by the coding sequence ATGGCTACCCGACCCGCACCCGACAACCAGGTCCTCGCCGGCCGCCCGTTCCCGCTCGGTGCCCACCCGGAGGCGGGCGGCGTCCGCTTCGCGGTGACCTCGGCGGTGGCCGACTCGGTCGAGGTCTGCCTGATCGGCGAGGACGGGACGGAACGGCGGATCGAGCTGACCGAGCGCACCTTCGGCGTGTGGCACGGGCTGGTCCCCGGCGTCACGGTCGGTCAGCGTTACGGCTACCGCGTACACGGCCCGTACGACCTGGCGCGCGGGCTGCGCTGCAACCCGGCGAAGCTGCTCGTGGACCCGTACGCGCGCCGGATCACTGGCCGGCTGACCGACCTGGTCGCGGCGCAGGGCTTCGTCGGCGACCCGGACCGCGGCCCGAAGTCCACTGTGGACTCGCTGGGCAGTGTGCCGCTGTCGGTGGTCACCTCGCCCGGCGGCCCGGAGACCGGGATCAAGCCGGAGGTGCCGTTCGAGGAGTCGGTGTTCTACGAGCTGCACGTGAAGGGGTTCACCGCGCAGCACCCGTTCATCCCCGAACCGCTGCGCGGCACCTACCTCGGCCTGGCCCACCCGGTGGCGATCGAACACCTGACCCGGCTCGGGGTGACCGCGGTGGAGCTGCTGCCGGTGCACGCCTACGCCGACGAGCCCGCGCTGATCCGCGCCGGGCGGCACAACTACTGGGGCTACTCGCCGCTGGGCTACTTCGCGCCGCATCCGTCCTATGCCAGCGAGCCCGGCCGTGAGGTCGAGGAGTTCCGCACGATGGTGGCCGCGCTGCACGGCGCGGGCATCGAGGTCATCCTCGACGTGGTCTTCAACCACACCTGCGAAGGCGGTCCGGACGGGCCGACGCTGTCCCTGCGCGGGCTTGACGCCCCCGCCTACTATCTGCACACCCGCCGTGGACACATGGCCGATCTGACCGGCTGCGGCAATACCCTGGACGCCGGTTCGCCCACGGTGGTCCGCCTGGTCACCGATTCGCTGCGGTACTGGACGCAGGAGCTGGGCGTGGACGGTTTCCGGTTCGACCTGGCGAGCACGCTCGGCCGGCCGGGCGGGGGCGGCTTCGACCGTGATTCCGCGATGTTCACCGCGATCACCACCGACCCCGTGCTGGCGCGGTGCAAGCTGATCGCCGAACCGTGGGACGCGACCGCCGGGGGATACCAGGTGGGCGGCTTCGGCCCGCAGTGGGCGGAGTGGAACGGCCGCTACCGGGACACGGTGCGGGACTTCTGGCGCGGCGCCACCGGCGTGCGCGATCTCGCCTACCGGCTGTCCGGCTCGTCCGACCTCTACGACCACAACCTGCGCCGCCCCTGGCAGTCGGTCAACTTCATCACCGCGCACGACGGGTTCACCCTGCGGGATCTGGTGTCCTACAACGAAAAGCACAACGAGGCCAACGGCGAGGACAACCGCGACGGCACGACCGACAACCGCTCGTGGAACCACGGCGTGGAGGGCGAGACCGGCAACGAGGCGATCACCAAGCTGCGCGCCCGGCAGGCACGTAACCTGCTGGCAACCCTGCTGTTGTCCACCGGTACGCCGATGCTCACCGCGGGCGACGAAATGTGGCGCACCCAGCAGGGCAACAACAACGCCTACTGCCTCGACGACGAGACGTCCTGGATCGACTGGACGCCGCCGGAGGAAGCGGTGCCGATCCTCGCCTTCACCCGGCGCGTGGTGCGGCTGCGCGCGGAAAGCCCGGCGCTGCGGCAGCCGGAGTTCTTCGAAGGCCGCACCACCCTCAGCGGCAAACCCGATCTGGTGTGGTTCCGGCCGGACGGCGAGGAGTTCGACGAGGTCGACTGGTTCGACGAGGACCGGCGCACGCTGTGCCTGTGGATCGACGGGTCGAACAGCCAGGCGCGCAACCGGGAGGGCGCGCTCGTCACGGACCATTCCTGGTTGCTGATGTTGCATTCCGGTGACGAACCGGTGGACGTCGTGTTGCCCGGACCGGAATACGGCGAGACGTTCAAGCCCACTTTGGACACTGGGACCGCGGACGGCAGCCCGGCGAACCCCGGCGTGCTCGAACCGAAGTCGACGATCCGGATGACCGCGCATTCCCTGCAGCTGCTGCGTGCGCCGCGCGACCACCTCACCACCCCACTTCCCTGA
- the treZ gene encoding malto-oligosyltrehalose trehalohydrolase → MMFTVWAPAADRVRVRVDGIDHEMTATEGGWWRAEVTGSDYAFLLGDDERPLPDPRSLRQPHGVHEASRVYDHSEFTWTDHAWTGRQLPGAVIYELHLGTFTEDGTFDAAIERLGHLVDLGVTHVELLPVNSFDGVAGWGYDGVLWAAVHEPYGGPDGLKRFVDACHARGLAVVLDVVYNHLGPSGAYLDRFGPYFAGRTDWGAGLNLDGAGSDEVRRYVLDNALGWLRDFHVDGLRLDAVHALVDKRATHLLEELAVEVEALSTTLGRPLPLIAESDLNDPKLVTSRDGGGYGLDAQWSDDLHHALHVRLTGETTGYYPDFAAPDALAKTLREVFFHAGTWSSFRERTHGRPVDTRVLPGHRFLAYLQDHDQIGNRAAGDRLSATVPAGLLACGAAVVFCSPYTPMLFMGEEWAANTPWQFFASFPDPELAEAVRTGRRREFSRHGWVAGDVPDPMDPATVARSRLDWSEPGRDGHREMLALYRTLIRLRRDRPELADPRLAGLVVETAADGSWLVLHRGALRLACNFAPDPATVPLAGTPGEVLASWGEARFAGSSALLPGHSFVLTAPA, encoded by the coding sequence CTGATGTTCACCGTTTGGGCGCCTGCAGCCGACCGGGTCCGCGTACGCGTCGACGGCATCGACCACGAAATGACCGCCACCGAGGGCGGCTGGTGGCGCGCCGAGGTCACCGGCAGCGACTACGCGTTCCTGCTTGGCGATGACGAACGGCCCCTGCCCGACCCTCGTTCGCTACGGCAGCCACACGGCGTACACGAAGCGTCGCGCGTGTATGACCACAGCGAGTTCACCTGGACCGACCACGCGTGGACCGGACGACAGCTGCCCGGCGCGGTGATCTACGAACTACACCTTGGCACCTTCACCGAGGACGGCACGTTCGACGCGGCGATCGAGCGGCTGGGCCACCTGGTCGACCTGGGCGTCACCCACGTGGAGCTGCTCCCGGTGAACTCCTTCGACGGCGTCGCCGGCTGGGGCTACGACGGTGTGCTGTGGGCCGCCGTGCACGAGCCGTACGGCGGACCGGATGGGCTGAAGCGGTTCGTCGACGCCTGTCACGCGCGTGGGCTCGCCGTGGTGCTCGACGTGGTCTACAATCACCTCGGCCCGTCCGGTGCCTATCTCGACCGGTTCGGCCCGTACTTCGCCGGTCGTACCGACTGGGGTGCCGGCCTGAATCTCGACGGCGCAGGCTCGGACGAGGTGCGTCGTTACGTCCTGGACAACGCGCTGGGCTGGCTGCGTGACTTCCACGTGGACGGGCTCAGGCTCGACGCGGTGCACGCGCTGGTCGACAAGCGCGCGACGCATCTGCTGGAGGAGCTTGCCGTCGAGGTCGAAGCGCTGTCGACCACGCTCGGCCGCCCGCTGCCGTTGATCGCCGAGTCCGACCTGAACGACCCGAAGCTGGTCACCAGCCGTGACGGCGGCGGTTACGGGCTGGACGCGCAGTGGTCCGACGATCTGCACCACGCGCTGCACGTCCGGCTCACCGGCGAGACCACCGGCTACTACCCGGACTTCGCTGCGCCGGACGCGTTGGCGAAGACACTGCGCGAGGTATTCTTCCATGCTGGTACCTGGTCCTCGTTTCGTGAGCGTACGCACGGCCGTCCGGTGGACACGCGCGTGCTGCCGGGCCACCGGTTCCTCGCCTACCTGCAGGACCACGACCAGATCGGCAACCGCGCGGCCGGTGACCGGCTGTCCGCGACAGTGCCCGCGGGCCTGCTCGCCTGTGGGGCCGCCGTCGTGTTCTGCTCGCCGTACACGCCGATGCTGTTCATGGGAGAAGAGTGGGCGGCGAACACGCCGTGGCAGTTCTTCGCCTCCTTCCCGGACCCGGAGCTGGCCGAAGCGGTCCGTACGGGGCGTCGCCGCGAGTTCTCCCGTCACGGCTGGGTTGCCGGGGACGTGCCGGACCCGATGGACCCCGCCACCGTCGCCCGGTCACGGCTGGACTGGTCCGAGCCGGGCCGCGACGGCCACCGCGAGATGCTCGCCCTGTACCGGACGCTGATCCGCCTCCGCCGCGACCGCCCCGAACTGGCCGATCCGCGGCTCGCCGGGCTGGTCGTGGAGACCGCGGCCGACGGCTCGTGGCTGGTCCTGCACCGCGGCGCACTGCGGCTGGCCTGCAACTTCGCCCCAGACCCGGCCACCGTCCCGCTGGCCGGCACCCCCGGCGAGGTCCTCGCTTCCTGGGGCGAGGCTCGCTTCGCAGGTTCATCCGCCCTTTTACCGGGCCACTCCTTCGTCCTCACCGCCCCGGCCTAA